Below is a genomic region from Raphanus sativus cultivar WK10039 chromosome 4, ASM80110v3, whole genome shotgun sequence.
cgacagtcagatggaacaggaagtgtctcagcttcaaaccgaggatgacgattccacgggatcgaccggcttgcctcgggttcggatcaaccaaatcgttgaagcggtaagttcattttttaaagttcaatccttttttatattatttaaatttttatattatttaaatttacactttctttttcagtcggttccaaagaagaagggccgtttgttcggtttggctcgtcggtctccctcggttccgtctgcttctgcaccaccaccgtcctatgttgatcaagaagtccttctgagccagatgagggacaaggatgctcgcatatctgcgctggagtccatggtggcgagtcaagaggcgggctgggaggcacagaggaagctgaacgagcaaatgatggcgatgatgaggagcatgaacccgaacgccaacgtCGACTTCCCGAACATGCCAGACCCGGACTTCCAAACCccgtagtttaatttatttcaaaaactctaaatgttttcttttcgtttgtatgactttgaattttaaataatatgtttttaatttaaattttaattttatatttacgaatttaaaatttaaaaatattattttttaaaaaaaaaatttttttaaaaaatttaattttcggaatattccgaggaacagatgtcctcggtatataccgagggaagcgttcctcggtatattccgagggagggttcctcgaaaattttcgaggaaagcagccctcgaaaattttcgaggaacctgtccctcggaaaatttcGACGAACagctttcctcgaaaattttcgaggaacacctttcgtcggaattttccgagggacaggttcctcgaaaattttcgtaGGTCATTCCCTCGGTataatcctcggtatataccgagggaattgTTCCTCAATATATTCCGAGGACCTCTTCGACGAAGGTCAGTCCTctaaatttcctcggaaatatgtttcctcgaaattccgtcacaaaatttcgaggaaatttcgacggaaaatgaaatttcgacgagtttttttcgagggacattttcctcggtatttcgtcggaatacgcgtattccgacgaaataccgaggaaaaaacCCCTCGATATcggcgtgttttcttgtagtgaataaCTTGAATCTTATAGGACTGATGTAAGTACTGACTATTTGTTGCATGGACTTTGAGGATCCTCCACCTTGTGCTGTTCATTGGATTGGAGAGTTATCTTAGGTTCGCTACCATGTTATTTGAAGCTTCTCCTATCTCTTGACGATCGAATTGTTCTTACCTTTAGAATGCAATCGCCAAGGCTTCTTCCACACTCTTGATACGGCATTTGATTTTATGTTTCCGAAAATACGGCAATCGGAAAATTTTTGATATTGACTGGCTTCTGGCTTCCGAAAAAAGTGTTCATTGCCGGTTTATGTGTATACAAATACATTTCATCTGTTTTATATAATCTCTAGATGACAAAAGAAACCTCAATCTCATACCCACAAAAAACAACCATATCCCGAATCAAAGCAATCTGAACACTAATATTATCATCGGTTTTAAGATATTCATCACAACTCTTGTACTGCTGTTTTCTTGAGACTGAAGGCATTTCGGTGGTGACCAAATGTCTTTATGTTTTACTCATATAGTTAAGAACCTCAGGCAGCTAAAATGATGTAACGCTCTCAGCTAACTATAAAACAACCAAACGTGTTTACTTGTAACCAGAATTTGTTTTACCCATCCATAGCAACAAAAGCATACAAAGAGACTTCACAATCCTCAACTAGAGAGAACATAAAAAGAGCAACATTTAACGATAATCAAAACAAGAGCTGACAAGTTTGTCACGTGCTTATCTTATTCAAAGAGAATTGCTAGCAAGAATAACACTTCATAATCCTGAAGGAGATCGATCATAAACAAAAGAGACAGCACTTGGTGTTATAACCAAACTAAGTTCTGTAATGAATTACATTACACCAAACATAAACAACAGCTACGTTGGTTAAACAGTATTTGATTCCTTGCTGCCCTGCAACAACACATCATTTCATCAATTTTAAGTAACATAATACACATAACACAAAGCTAACGTAAAAACACACTTACTAACTTGTGTGGTTCGGTCACACGCCCACCAAACCTACCAAGAAGACTTCTTTATACCCATCAATTCACCTTTATTCGCCAACCCACGGAAACANNNNNNNNNNNNNNNNNNNNNNNNNNNNNNNNNNNNNNNNNNNNNNNNNNNNNNNNNNNNNNNNNNNNNNNNNNNNNNNNNNNNNNNNNNNNNNNNNNNNTTGTTGCCTTGTTTGTGTGTTATCTCTTAGTTTAAAGAAAAGAGCTCACACCTGaattctgaactatttatttatttcctgtttcgtctatatatatttttattttataaaatcctttcgagaaaaataaatatattcacaaatCTCTCTTTATAAGGAAATATAAACAACTTACTGCCAAGAATGGAATGAAACCCTtagtattattcatatatgtctttctatatatagatttcaaaattatatttactttttgttaaGATAATTGATGCAGCTATGTAGTTAGAGTTAGAGCTGTGCAATCAAACCAATTATGTAAGCAACCGATggtaacatttttttaagaaatgagTGTCTAGTTTAATGTGAACGTATATTCATCCGAGAATCTCTGATAACCTGTGCCTTGCACGGGAtgagattatttttaagatattaagacgttaggtatatttattttggatatcagtTTAGTTTTGGTTGTTTTCGGGTTTTAAGATCctatgatatatatacattctaaattcatatttatttttgtttattcggTTAAATGGTTGAGATTTTGGTGTTTTAGTGATAAACTAAAGACTATTTGTATTGTTTGATTTCATGTTCTTGAATTTTAGACAATTCTAATATAAACCAATcgtttatattataaaattataaaaaaatcataataaaatcaaatttatataactgTTGAAGAAAGCTAAGATGCCTATAAACAATTCATTTCATTACAATTTGGTTAATGGtgaaatgaagattttaaaataattaatattctaTATTACGCCTGATTTAGAATCTTCACCTCACATTTTGTTATATAAGTACTAACTTTAATGTGCATATTTGtgtgtatgtaaattttttttaaagtgtttCATCGCTATATACATATAGCGTTAACTAATATTGAAAGAAATGTTTGTTCATATAACAAatgaaagttttaattttaaattaaaattaattaaatataaaatatacttagtcattacaaaatatttttttaaataatgacaattaaattatatacataaatcgttgtataaaaatatatacataaacaataaCATTAATATATCTACACATTGAACCTGCTGAGTTAATTCTTACAATGTATTAAACATAAGGCCAATGAATTTTAACAATCAAGCattatgttttaacatttatttttcaatttggtCTGCGTAAAACATCTTCACAacctatgaaaaaaaaaaacttgaaacttagacatgtttaaataaagaaaacgaaatttataaaatgtattcaggTGAAGAGTAAAGATGCCTACATTGGAGTCGATAAAAACCATTTCAATAGTTAGACCACTACCAGCAGAATATTGCTTCCACAAATAAAGGATCTTAACCATAATCTTCCACATTGACTTGAATAGTTTCAAATCAGACACATAAGTTACCGCAACCATTATAGGAGAATGAGATAAACTTGTTAAGGTTTCGGGTGtagtgaataaataaaattatgtggaGCAGTGAGTCTTATATAGGTTTACTAAACCTAATTCAATAAATGTGGTATCTTGGTATAATATcgtattaaatgaaaaatatttttaccttaCCAATCactcttagatatataaatttccataacaaaaaatgtgaaatatatgACATTTAGTATCATCAATTTACCTTGCTAATcactcataaaatataaatattgtccAAACGTTAATGCTAGCCGGTCTAATTCgggatgggtagaattcattgatatcggtttaaaaatcttaaccatattattaaaattcatgTGTAATAGAATTGTAGTATTTCATTCGCTTAAAAATTTACGTGTACTACATGAGAATGACTCGTAAAGCATACTTGACAATGGGAGACTGTAGTAAGAACTCTTATAGTTTGTATAGAATGTGTTATCGCTTGTGTCAAACTGTTATTGTTTGTGAAAACAAATGCTACAATGTCTCGAGACCCGTACTTCGCTAAATGCAGAGACTGTCGGGTCAAGAACAGAGTCTGCGGGTTCAACACAACCCACCCGATTCAAGACTTCATCTGTTACTCCTCTCAAagagagacaacaacaacaacgacgtCCCGGTGATATGCCTCATCTTCGCTTTAACATGTATCCTCTTCGCCATCTCCGTAGCGGTAGCCATCTTCCGATCAAGAAGAGCGAgcttatattagttatttttttatgaaattttcttcttttcgtagatatttgaaacttgttaagcaagaaaataaatattgttatctctacttaaaaaaagttttaattttaattaataaaaaggtcCTCAAATAAATCCCACACAAAACgccaaaaataccaaaaataccaAGGACGAAGATTAATAAAAGGGTTAGATATATACAAAGTTCATAACGTAAACAATTGttctcgatcttcttcttcttcttcatctgtatACCATGGAGTTCTTTATATCGTTCTGATATACCATCTGAAGATTATGTTATTCAAACATAGACGGTCGTCATGATAATGTCcatgttattaaataaaaaatatgtttgaagATTATGTTATTCTAACAGACCAAACTCATCAATTAACAAAACCGTTCTTGCATGAATTAAAAAGGTAAAGGAACGTGCAtgaattgataacaaaaacagaTTGTATGAAGTCATTATCTCTTCATTTTATATAGTTGATCATTAATAAAACCTAAGAGAGACCTTGACCAACCAACCTCGCAACTCATCAACTGACcgcaaaactatatatttacgtgaaaaaacagagaagatactGAGAAGAAACTGAGAAAAAACTAAGACGATgcggagaagaaacagaggcaATTGCGcgaggtttatatatataactcatcaACACGATTGTTATGATCttgctcatgtctctttctttttttgtttgtcgaTTACACAACTAAAAAAGGCAAAAACGATGgtccagaacaaaaaaaaagaaaacaaccaTACCCCGATTTAACCGGTTTAACGAAACCGAGATTTTTTTTCAACTAATGCTTTTTTCCCTTTAGGGTTTGGAGATGAACCGAGGTGCCTTCGTCCCAGTGAAACCTCCACACACTTGACTTGACccaatgaaaaaaaacaaaagaatcatatttaaaaaaaaaagacggtGGAGTAATGAGATAGATTAGTGTCAGCTCAAGCAACgtgtctttttcttcttcttctgagatCAACGACCACGACGCTTACGTTGTCGCTACTATGCTTAGCCAACGCCAGCTTCGTCAACAACACTGACGCCTCCGTGCATGCTTTGTCCGCGATCTCTCCTTTCTTCCCGCTCTTGCTCGACCCCACCACCACCTTCTCATCCTCTTTCCCGTCACTACACTCGTCCTGAGTTTCTCGTCGCCTTCCACGGCCACCACCTCTTTTGTTAAGATACATGTGCACCATCGCGCACGCCGCCTCGTTCGTCACCACGTCCCATAATCCGTCGCTCGCTAGAATAAGAAACTCATCTTCTTCGGTCCGGTCTGTCACAGTAACTTCCGGCTCCGAACTCACGTATGGTTTCAAGTAATTATCACCTATGGCTCGTGACATGGCTAACACGCCTAAGACTCTTGGACCATCCGAGTATATCACTCTCCCCCCTGCTTCCTGGATCCGATCCAACTCGTCAAGACGATCCGGCTGTTTatttaaaacacaaaacaaaacaaaaattaacaccacaaaaaaataaacaaattaagaaAGATATGTTTCTCTCTAGAGAGAGCAGAGACGCTGACCTTGTGATCTGTGGATAGAGGAACTGGTTTTCCATTCCTACAGAGAACTGCTCTGGAATCGCCGCAGTTAGCTACAACGATCTTCTCCGGAGTAACGACGGAGACAACGGCGGTGGATCCGACAGCGTCGCAATCTGGCGTTTGAAGCTCGCAACTGCAGTTAGCGCTCATCACGGTTTCGCCCCAACTAACAACCTCATTGTCCATGCGCGCGAAGCTACGCTCCATTGGCAATGACACACAAGAATCCTCAAAGTGTTTCGCATGAAAATATTGGCAGAAGACGGCAAGAATGACTCAGATCCATTGGCAATATGCTGCACTCGGATCCTCAAAGTGTTtcgcatgaatgaaaaaaaaaatgggttaCGTTTCTTCTTATGgaaccaaataaggaaacaaagcaaagaattaaatgttccgtttttcttaaactccctcacagagtgacacgtggatccgagccttctcatgcattctcaccaaaatcgtttaaggaaagccttaaaaatgcttctcctttaatatataggggattataATAAATTGGTAATTAacccattttattttttaaatatgttttcctttaaataaataaataccaaTCACTGTTAATATGATAGGTGTTACTATgtgtaaaaattattaaaataatagcGTTGAACTAcataaatagaataatatactctctccgttttgatttttttgtcgttgtagagaaaaattttcttttcaaaataagtgtcgtttagatttttaatgcaaaatttattaaaaaaaattccccattttatttttctattggttaaaatatggttagatgtataggtaattgtgtttttattttggaaatatacaaaatcatatgttttcttaatccgtgtgtaTAAACCTAGaacaacaaataaaatgaaacggatggagtatttacttataaaatcatGGTATATACTATATTGATAGATACTAAAGTTTAAAATACAGTATGAAAACATAAACTATCCTAAACAAATATCATTTctatagtataaataaaaaatatgtagtGTATGCAAACcgtagaaattttaaaaaaacgtTTAATACATGATTCTCTATTTGATTATTGTAGATTCTAAATTTACTGTGCCgaactcgaaaatatattaatatgaaataataattgaTAACGAAATTTATTGTATAAAAaagtaattatataataatattgaataaaaaaacttgaaacaataaattaatagaattatacaatatataacaatgtattttaatcatatatttaaactatttatgataatattaaaaatatacatatataaaatgaaaataatgtcCACACGTGCGGTCCAACTCTAGTGAAATTGTTAAAATACAGCCATCGATCATAACTCGAAATGAAACAAAGTGATATCATGTAGTTTGCGTAATACGATGTCGTTTAATAACGGATATTGCATTTGAATGTCACTCGAAATTCAAACACAACAGATTGTAAGTCAAGTATGCAGACTAAAAAAACCAGAGAACAAACGAAAAGCCAGCGCGTAACTTACACGCACAAATACACAGCTGTTAATTACGATGAACTTTTGTATGTATATGTGTAAGTATAGGTCTAACCGTCAGTATAAGAGTTACTAGCagcttctttctctctcttctccacaCTCTCTCCCACCAAAACTTCTcccatatctctctctctctctctctctcttacgaAGGAAGAGACGATCTCTCCACCGTAACCATCTCGCTCCTATCTActagaagaagacgaagaggaaGACGATATACCATCTCGTTCTTCTCGCTCCGCAAGACGATACACCATCTCGTTCTTCTCGCTCCGCAATCTCCGACGATCCATCATCTTCTTGCTCGGTCTGGATCAAAGTTTGTGTTTTGATTCACAAAAAATGAGAACCAGAAGGATGACGCGTCTTCAACCGACTGAAGAGGATATGGttagtttcttatttttttgttcgttTTTTTTGGTATCAAATGTGAAATGGTTCGGTCTAATTAGGGTTTGTATAGTAAAGGATGTGATCTGTGATGAAACTTTTTGTGAATTGTGTTtcaatttttagggttttggaaATATGAAATCTTGGGGTCTTTAATTATTTGTTGTTTATAATGATAGATTCTTCATAATACTTAAGCACATTGATGATGAATTGGTATATGAAATGTGAAATTTGTTTGGTCTAATTAGGGTTTGTTAAGAACCTTGTCGTTGTTGTTTATAATgatagatttattaatttttttttattttgcttaattataatgatatagattCTTTATAATAACTTTGACTCGTTTTAAGCCCATGATGATGAATTGCACTGAATTGATTTGCCCCCTGCAAGCACGGCAATTATTTACCTTTTGGGCCAGTTCAAATATATTTACTCTCCTTATCGTAGGAATGGTTTCATTCATATCTTTTAGAACCGGTCTAATCAGTGTTCATGTTGTGTGTTGCGATGCCCAAAatgaaaaacgtttttataCAGAAGAGACCTTATTGTATACGTTGTATGATGGATGATTCTCTTGGTATCTTTTAGCCTTTTGGGCCCGTTCAATAGGGTGTTTTGTTACTTATTTTTTGGGGGTTTGAAGTTGGGccaattgtttttctttttttttttggtacacAGGAAGCTGCAGAAACCCTCCTTCTGTTAAACAAGTCGCAACTTCCCATTCCTGCTCTGATTCTATCTGAAGATCAGTATGAGTCAAAATGTTCTCTCATCGGATGTTCATTGTCCATCAATAAACCACTGAACTACTGCTCCACATCCCACAAACACATGGCAAAGATGATGTCTTCCCAACACGTTCCAATCAAGTGCCTTGGAGACTTCAGTTCTACGAATGAGCGTGATAGACTTTGCGGTTGCATCCTCATCGACAAATCCAAACAAGTGGACACAGGAGTTCCTGATCTGATAAATCCTCAGTTCTTCTCAACTGTCCCCATTGATCTACCATTCATCAAGGAGAATCCTCCAGCTTCTTCTGCTTCTACTCAGTACATGTTTTTTCactctcctcctccacctccttaCCAGAGCATCCAATGGACCCCAGGGGAATACACCAGAGATTTTCAGGTCGGATCTTACTCCATAAGATCCAGAAATCTCTGTCTCCTACATCCCACAGCAGAAGGATGGAGACTCTCTGTTTTCCAGAATGAAAAAGAGTCGCTCTACTGCCTCTCCCATGTTGCTGGGATGAATAAGATCAAGTTGAAGAAACAAAATGGAAAGTGGATAATAAGCAAGGATACGGTCTCTGCTGCGGTAAGAAAACATCAAAACGCTCTTTCTCTGCTAAAAAAAAGTCCTCTACGCTAGCTAACCTATAGCTGTTTCACTTTCAGGATACTCTTTCTCTGCTAAAAAATCAGAACCGTTCTGATGCAGAAGAAGCTGAACACCAAACTCTCTTGGGAAACACTGATCCAAACACTCAGAACACCAGTGCTGCTATCATTCCTCCTGATTCACTGAAGACACAGAACCCTTCTTCTGTTCATAAATAGCTTCTTCAGGTTTTCATTGTTCTTCAAAGATTTTCTGacacacaaataaaaaatctaatagaTGGATATAAGGACAGAGGTCTATTAAATGATATAATACTCCCTCTCTCTCAATCGTGCAGGTGGGGAACATGTGCTGCAAACCAAGTCCATTTTTGAGATTGAGTTTTCTCCACTCACTTCGGCTATACGTTTGATTCTTTGTTTTGAAAAGCACCAAGTACAGTTGCAACTGTTGTGGTTCTATAAAAGCTTTGCGATCTCTCTCAGTTTTTGCACCCACTACTAGGATGCACTCAGACTCGACATATTAGCAACATTCTTTTGGACCCCTTACCTTTTTTTGGGTCTGCAAGCTACATTCTTTGGACTCTATATTTTGTACTTCTACTTACCAATTTGATCTAACAAATTTGTCCATGTGAATTTGTATGCAGGACACCAATAGTATTTGTTAGAGGATATCACTTTACAAAACTACAATTTTCcttcttaaaaaaatacaattattttatcaaactAGCACCTTTATAATTATGATAAATGTGTTTATATAACTTAACAAAAGAATGAATCTGGAACGGTTTCTTGTAGTTGTCACTTCAATTAACTATTTTATTGATTCTTGTTATTATAAGTCGAATTGGGTATATTTTAGAAGGATCTTGACAAACAGGTATGTTTTAGAAGGGCTAAACTTGAAGTTTTTTTATccagaaatttatttttaaaaatgtagaaTTTGATCCCAAAAAAACGTTAGAGAGAAGTACAAATGATAAAAGTAAAAGAAATAGTCGCCATCAACGGTTTTAGTGTCAAACTatgaaataataacaaaataatagaaCAACAAGAATATgtgatatgatttttttaactgGAATATATGATATGATCAACCCATCTTTATGCAactctaaattatattttactttcttAAATAATCAAGTTGTATACGACATTATTGAAAAGATATGACTTGTCCCTACTATATATAGCCCCCCCCCCCTCCCgtattttatattgttaaattttagtttgGCAATTTAAtgcaataaatatttataattgatTAATTATATCTATCACATtttgtcaaaatatattttaatggcGGCCACTCATCATGATAGTATCATGTcaattttataagttttttgaTAAAGAAATTTTGCAATTTAGATCTTTACTTGATGTGTGTATTATTCCTAAATTAATtgacactagattttgatcggTACATCAGTGTGGATAAcctttaatataaaaattttatattatattttgcatataatcatttttgtataatatatgctgtcattttaataaataaatagataatatatagttctaaatataaaaatttgataacattttctttgtaaaattattacataatttaccattttaatctttttagaAGGTAAATGATCTTTTAATCCTTTTAAAAGGTAAATGATATTTTAGTCACTTTAAACGgtgaatgatatttatttatttatttaaaaaatattatttttccaaaaatatattagtttatcaatttaatataatatagactatacttataaaatttataaaattaacacataatttattatattttgtttataatgaaattctaattaaaattattttataataatattatactactaattacaaaattaatcagTGCATTAATTTTAATGCACTGATTTTTATTTGTCAACtgaataattgaaaaaatatttaattttttaaaaatattttataagattttttctcaacagattttgttattaataaaactaaaattttaaaataaatttactacTAATAtccttataattatttaaaaatgttaatacattaaataaactaatgtaaatggtaaaaaaaatgtaactgaAAACATTGACCTAATATGACTAttttataatagataaaaatgatatttttcttttaatagatAAGTAGATttcgacccgcacaaccgtgcatgttttaatttcagttttatatgcatatatatatttagatcattagtattatacattttcaatttttaattttatttatatatataatatttataaagctatttcaaatacaatagtGTATAGTTTGTATGTTGTAAATAATCAATTGTTTAAACTATCGTACGTATGTtttgcttcttattatatatttattttattgtatttgcattttgttattaaacatattaatatgtgcataaaaaacatatttgattattttatttaatctatgttaaatttttatccGCCTTTCAAAACTGGATTTTATTTTAGcagtattttctatgtttattcattttacacaatatattattatatttacaaaagtgaaagatatgttaatttataaTGTAGTATATAGCCTGCTAATGTTAAacctcttttatatataaatatttataagatatttttcaaatacaataGTATATAGTTTGTATGTTGTAAATAATCAATTGTTTAAACTATCGTACGTATGtttgcttcttattatatatttattttattgtatttgcatttgttattaaacatattaatatgtgcataaaaacatttttgattatttttatttaatctatgttaaatttttatccaCCTTTCAAAACTGGATTTCATTTTAGCagtattttctatatttattcattttacacttatatatattatatttacaaaattgaaagatatgttaatttatacATGTAGTATATAGCCTGCTAATGTTAAACCCCTCtgtcatcatattatattttaagataaatattttatttttatgaaaataaaatttaaaaatttatcaatttaatataattttatcatattaagttcaatatgataaaattaacatgattgattgtgattatataatagataaaaataagatataatattttatttttattttataaaaaacaacagaatatattatgaataataatatttcaaaactaattacagaattagataaaataatttacatataattttgaaaattaaaattttgttaagatCTTCTTAATAGatttttcgaaatttaaaatatatatatttaaattttaaatgaaaagatatcaataTGTGTATGCTAACCAATCCTGATTTTTAGGATTAATAAATTGGAAATGATATATTATTGAACCATATGTTTAGTATTTAATGAATGGTAAGTCATTTCTAACTAAGggtctatttttaaaaatatcacacatgaatcaaggttctgacttctgttttaatataatagatatttcttttaaatacttCAATCATTTTATAACGTTTTTAgcaattattttatgatttttctttttccttacAACAAAGAAAAATGTGTTTCTTCGATTGCTTCTTCACATAAATCAGGAGGAAGATCCACGACATCGTCAGTAATCCCCAAGTTGATATCTTGTAACTGCTTTCTTATACGGTCAGACATGATGAGTACAATAAAGGAAAGACTCCTTTACTCTGCTTTGAAAACAGAGACACGCACCACTTATATAGGGAGATAGAAATTGCAGTTACGGAATCAATAACCGTAAGACCGTTAATCCCATGTGGACATAACCGTCGACAACCATCGACGACACAAACTCCCCGGTGGGAGACAAGAACCGTTGCAAAGGAAGAGTTGTGTTCTTCCAAAAAATcgccttttttttctttttctctcgcTCTCATTTTCAACTTCTTACTTGTGTGTGTTTAACATCAAATGTGAAGATACTTCCCCTTAAATATTGCTCTAAGCACGTTTTTGCGAGAAATTATTGTACTGATCCTAATCA
It encodes:
- the LOC130511580 gene encoding protein phosphatase 2C 3-like, which translates into the protein MERSFARMDNEVVSWGETVMSANCSCELQTPDCDAVGSTAVVSVVTPEKIVVANCGDSRAVLCRNGKPVPLSTDHKPDRLDELDRIQEAGGRVIYSDGPRVLGVLAMSRAIGDNYLKPYVSSEPEVTVTDRTEEDEFLILASDGLWDVVTNEAACAMVHMYLNKRGGGRGRRRETQDECSDGKEDEKVVVGSSKSGKKGEIADKACTEASVLLTKLALAKHSSDNVSVVVVDLRRRRKRHVA
- the LOC108846515 gene encoding uncharacterized protein LOC108846515; this translates as MAKMMSSQHVPIKCLGDFSSTNERDRLCGCILIDKSKQVDTGVPDLINPQFFSTVPIDLPFIKENPPASSASTQYMFFHSPPPPPYQSIQWTPGEYTRDFQVGSYSIRSRNLCLLHPTAEGWRLSVFQNEKESLYCLSHVAGMNKIKLKKQNGKWIISKDTVSAADTLSLLKNQNRSDAEEAEHQTLLGNTDPNTQNTSAAIIPPDSLKTQNPSSVHK